Part of the Pseudomonadota bacterium genome is shown below.
TTCTGCTTTCTCTCCCTTCTCTCCCGGCTCCACCTTCTCTACCTCTGCCTCTACCTCTTCCACCACTACTGGTTTTTCTTCCTCTACTGACGGTGGAGTGACGGTCACAATAGCAACATCCGCCCCCTCAAGAAGTTTCACGCCCGGTATTGATATTTGATTGACATGGAAGGAGTCCCCTATACCAAGGTCTGTTATATCCACCTCTATCTTTTCCGGCATCTGCGTAGGTAAACATGCAACCATAATTGTCCTTAAGTGCTGCTCAACAATGCCACTGTCTGCCACACCCTTTGCTTCACCCACAAGATGTATAGGTATTTCCACTTCAATAATTCTTTCCATTGATACCTGTAGGAAATCTATATGAAGAATTTTGTCACCGAGGAATCCTCTCTGGATATCCTTTACCATAACGGGTCTATTTTCAATATTATCTTCGTTATGTAATTCCATCTTCATGATTATATTTCTTCTAATCTGCTTCCCTAATCTTTGCCACTCTTTTAACGAAACCGTTATAGGCAGAGGTTCTGTATCTTTTCCATATAAAACCGCCGGTATGTTCCCCTCTCTTCTTACCCTCTTTGCCATACCCTTTCCTTTGCTCTTCCTTCTATCTGCCTTTATTAATATTTCTACCATGATGCAGCCTCCTATCGCTGTCTACACAAACAATGAACTTACAGATTCGTCTCTATGAATCCTCTTGATCGCCTCACCAAGCACCGGTGAGACATCAAGCACTTTAATCTTATCTAATTTTCTTGCCTCTTCTGAAAGGGGTATTGTATTTGTAACAATCAACTCCTTAATGCTGGAATTCTTTATCTTTTCCACAGCATTTCCTGAAAGGACCGGATGGGAACAACAGGCATACACAGAGTTCGCACCATTCTGCATAATAGCCTCTGCCGCCTTAACAATCGTGCCTCCAGTGTCAATCATATCATCAAGGATTATGGCCACCTTTCCTTTCACATTACCAATAATATGCATAACCTTCGAGACATTTGCCTTTTCTCTTCTCTTATCAATAATTGCGAGGGAAGCATTCAGTCTTTTCCCGAACTCTCTTGCCCTTTCTACCCCCCCTGCATCAGGCGATACGACAACAACCTCTCCCTTAATCTTCTTTAAATACCCTAATTGAACAGGAAGCGCATAGAGATGGTCAACAGGAATATCAAAAAAACCCTGAATCTGCCCTGCGTGCAGGTCCATAGCAAGTATCCTTGAAGCCCCTGCTACAGTTATGAGATTAGCTACAAGCCTTGCAGATATAGATGTCCTTGGCAATACCTTCCTGTCCTGCCTTGCATACCCATAATAGGGGATAACCACCGTTATTCTATCTGCAGATGCCCTTTTTAAAGCATCAATCATAATCAATAGCTCCATGAGATTATGGTTAACGGGAGGACATGTAGACTGGACAACGAATGTATCCATGCCCCTCACGCTCTCCTCAATTTCTACCTGAACCTCGCCGTCAGTAAAATTGCCGACCTTTGCCTTCCCTAACTTTACATTGAGAAACTTACATATCCTTTCTGAAAGTCTCGCATTTGCATTCCCTGTAAATATTCTTAGTTTATCCACTTAAGTTCCCCCTAAAAATAAATTCTGGGGCGGGAGGATTCGAACCTCCGAATGCAGGCTCCAAAGGCCTGTGTCTTACCGCTTGACGACACCCCAACGTCCTATCTTTACTGAGATTGTTCTTTACTTATTTCTCTTTCATATGCTTCTAACACACTGGATTCTATCTTTTGTCTTGTGGCATTGTTTAAGGGATGAACAGTATCTCTATATGAACCATCTTTCATCTTTTTACTTGGCATAGCAACAAAGAGCTTACTATCTCCATGTATTACCTTTAAGTCCCTCACGATAAAACAATCATCAAACACAACCGATGCGTATGCCTTAACCCTTTTCTCACTTACAGGAAATATCTTAATATCTGTAATCTCCATAATGCTTCGCCTCCTATATGCTATGTGCTATAAAAATACTTCCCATATCATTTAATAAAACTGATGCCCCCCTTGCCTGTTCCTCGCTCTCAAATATACCAAATACAGAAGAACCACTTCCACTCATCAATGCACCGATAGAGCCCAATTCAACCAATCTATCTTTTATAGTCTTAATTGTTGGACACATTAAAATGCCGGTCTTCTCAAGGTCATTTTCCAAAATTCCTGCGACATCATAAGCAGTATCAAATTTCCCCCTCAATTTAATATCATTTTCCCTGTTTGTCAATACGATTTTTAGACTTCCGTATACCTCTTTGGCCTTTAATACCACGTTTGGATATACAATAAGATACCATAAGGAAGGTAATTCAACAGGAGAAATTCTATCACCAATGCCCCTCATAATACATGATTTGCCGTATAAAAACAATGGAACATCTGCGCCAATTTTGCTCCCTAAACTCATTAATTCCTCATGCCCTATTGACAAACCCCAGATCCTCAATAGCTCTCTTAAAGTAGTCGCAGCATTACTGCTTGGCCCTCCAAGCCCGCTACCAATTGGTATGTTCTTTTCAACATACACCCTTACCCCTTTCTTAACCCTGTACCTCTTTTTCAAAAACAGAATAGCCTTATATATCGTATTCTCCTGACCATCAGGCAAAATCCCTCTATCATCCTTTACAATGATTCTATCATCCTCACCATCTTCTATGTGTATCACATCATAGAGGGATATAAGGTCAGCAACACTCACGAGATTGTGATACCCGTCATCCCTTTTTGAAAGAACTTTTAAGAATAGATTTACCTTGGCAGGAGAAAGGACTATGTGTTCCATAATAAACTAAAAAAGTTTTTCACTGTTCATTATCCACCGTCTTTATTCGTGAGCCTTTATAAGATGTTGTATAAATCAACGGAAGGCTAAAAAGTGTAATACCCATTTTCACAACATACTGACCTATAATAAGGGGTAATACCGGCATCACTCCATAAAAGGCAAGGGTAATAAAAATACAGCTATCAACAAAGGTAGATACCCCGTTGCTCACAAGCACCCTCGACCATCTGAATCTTTTTACATATAATTTCCAGGCATGATATACCTCCACATCAACAAGAGAGCTTATCAGGTAGGCGGTAAGGCTTGCAAATACAATCCTCGGGGTTGCGCCAAAGACTGCCTCATAAGCCTTTCCTTCCGTAAAAAAAGAAGGAGCAGGCAGGTGGATTATCAGATACGCATACACAGCAAGTAAGATGTTTGCGAGAAATGCCCCATACACAACCTTTCTTGCGCCATCCTTCCCGTAAATCTCATGTATCACATCTACAAGGGTAAAGGTTACTGTATAGATAAAAACAGCAGAAGGGACAACTATACCAAATAATTGTACCGGTCTCCCGGCAGTCACATTTGCAATAATCTCACATGCTATGTATAAACCTACGAAAATAAGACCCACTAACGAACCCCTTCTACTTGAAACCTGTCTATGCTGAACTCAGAATGAGCAATGATATTAATCTTTGTTTTATAGGTATTCTCAATGTATTCTATTGAGCTTTTCTCCTCCTCATAAAGGAGACTCGCCACCTCTGGTGAAAGATAGACATTGATCTTTTTACTTTCATCCTTTTTGAAAAAACTTCTCAGTTCTCTCAATACTTCGTAGCATACAGTATATTTTGACTTTATATATCCAGTACCATCACAGTTTGGACACACTTCGGTAAGGAGGGTTACAATATTGTCCCTTGTTCTCTTTCTCGTAATCTGAACAAGCCCGATCTCACTTATCGGATATGCAAACGTCTTTATCCTATCCTTCTTCAGGGCATCCACAAGGGCCTGGAAAACCATCTCTCTTGACTCTTTTCTTTCCATGTCAATAAAATCTACAACAATAATCCCTCCAATATTTCTCAATCTTATCTGATAGGCAATCTCTTTTATTGCCTCAAGATTAGTCCTCAAAATAGTATCCTCAAGGTCTTTTCTGCCAAGGTACCTCCCTGTATTCACATCAATCACAGTAAGGGCTTCAGTATAGTCAAAGACTATGTAACCACCAGATTTTAACCAGATCTTTTTCTGTGAAAGTTTCGCTATTTCAATCTCAATTCCATAAACCTCAAATATAGGATCCTTCTCATCAAAATAACTCACCTCACATCCCTCTTCAGGGAGATATTCCTTTAAAAACTCCCTTACCTTTTCAAATACAGAGGGGTCATCAACAACTATATTTTTTAAATTATGGGAGTGAAGGTCCCTTATGGCCCTGAATATTATGCCCAGGTCTTGATGTAATATTGAAGGAGCGCCCACATTTTTCGCTTTATCCTGAATGCTCTCCCATATCCTTTTTAAAAAATTAAAATCGCCTGTGAGTTCATCTTTTGTCTTACCTTCAGATGCAGTTCTTGCTATAAGACCAAACCCTTCCGGGCACATTTCCTTCAGTATTGCTGCAAGCTTCTTTCTTTCTTCTTCCTGTTCAATCCTGCGGGAAACACCAATATGCTGCGTTCCTGGCATAAGCACGAGAAACCTTCCAGGTAACGTTACCTTTGAGGTAACCCTTGTCCCTTTCTGGCCAATAGGTTCCCTTGAAACCTGAACGATTAATTCCTGTCCTTCTTCCAGCACGCCTTCTATTCGTTCATTAAATTCAACAGGGAATCCAGAATTTTCAAACTCCTCGTACATCATCTTATCCAGAATTATGTCACCCACATAAAGAAAGGCTGACCTTTCAAGACCCACATCCACAAAAGCAGCATCCATCCCCGGAACAATTCTCACCACCTTCCCTTTGTAAATATTTCCCACCATACTATTATCATTTTTTTTCTCTATGAAAAACTCTACCAAAACACCATTCTCAAGAAATGCTATCCTTGTCTCGTTGAATGTTACATTAACAATCAGTTCTGATGCCATATATCTTTTTATCCTCCACCTTTATAATTCTTTTAAATACTCCATCCAGCCACAACGCTTTAATACCCTTGCCTTTCCATATATAGAAGCTTTTATTGTTATTTTCCCATCTCAATCCTTCCATATCCACGTCCTTTTTTGTAACCAATATATACGAACATTCTTTTACCATGTCTTTCAGGCTTCCTTCAATAAATTCAAAAATTTTCATACCCCTCGGTAATATTCTGTTTATCTTTTTCAATATTGTAACATCAATCAAAATCCCACCATTTATCTCGACCTCAATCAACTCACAGGTACTCTCTACGCCAAGAGGTAATGCATTGGATAATGAAATATTTGGCATCGGGTGGTATCTCCCGTGCATTTTTATCGAGATACCCTGAGACCTCAAGGCCCGGAGCATTATATTCATAGTATCCAGATGACCAATATATCTTGCATCCCCATATTTTCCATACCTGAAGGTGTACTTCTTGGTTGGGAGTATGGAGTTCGGAGTTCGGAGAATTTCAAAAATTCGTCCTTCGTCTTTCGTCCTTCGTCTTTCGTCCTCCTGTTTTCTGCCTACTGCATACTCCCTACTGCCTACCGCATTTCCATGGCAGACTTCTTGTTTCTTTGTTCCCAACTCAAAACTCTGAACTCTGAACTCTGAACTGCTGCCTTGGCAGTCCATCCCGCAGCCTGCGCAGCCCGAATGACAATCTACGGTCAGTTGACCTTCTCCTGCCTTCTTCAGTTCTTCCCTCAAAAAGGTTTTATCTATACCTGTATCTATAAAATCCCACGGGAAGGCGCCTTCAAAAGGCCTGTCCCTTAAATAGCTTTGCGTTTTCAATCCATTTGCCTCAAACCATTCATCGTATAGTCCAGGTCTAAAAAACTCCCTCCATGCCTCAAGCTTCACACCTTTCT
Proteins encoded:
- the spoVG gene encoding septation regulator SpoVG → MEITDIKIFPVSEKRVKAYASVVFDDCFIVRDLKVIHGDSKLFVAMPSKKMKDGSYRDTVHPLNNATRQKIESSVLEAYEREISKEQSQ
- a CDS encoding ribose-phosphate pyrophosphokinase, encoding MDKLRIFTGNANARLSERICKFLNVKLGKAKVGNFTDGEVQVEIEESVRGMDTFVVQSTCPPVNHNLMELLIMIDALKRASADRITVVIPYYGYARQDRKVLPRTSISARLVANLITVAGASRILAMDLHAGQIQGFFDIPVDHLYALPVQLGYLKKIKGEVVVVSPDAGGVERAREFGKRLNASLAIIDKRREKANVSKVMHIIGNVKGKVAIILDDMIDTGGTIVKAAEAIMQNGANSVYACCSHPVLSGNAVEKIKNSSIKELIVTNTIPLSEEARKLDKIKVLDVSPVLGEAIKRIHRDESVSSLFV
- a CDS encoding Rne/Rng family ribonuclease — encoded protein: MASELIVNVTFNETRIAFLENGVLVEFFIEKKNDNSMVGNIYKGKVVRIVPGMDAAFVDVGLERSAFLYVGDIILDKMMYEEFENSGFPVEFNERIEGVLEEGQELIVQVSREPIGQKGTRVTSKVTLPGRFLVLMPGTQHIGVSRRIEQEEERKKLAAILKEMCPEGFGLIARTASEGKTKDELTGDFNFLKRIWESIQDKAKNVGAPSILHQDLGIIFRAIRDLHSHNLKNIVVDDPSVFEKVREFLKEYLPEEGCEVSYFDEKDPIFEVYGIEIEIAKLSQKKIWLKSGGYIVFDYTEALTVIDVNTGRYLGRKDLEDTILRTNLEAIKEIAYQIRLRNIGGIIVVDFIDMERKESREMVFQALVDALKKDRIKTFAYPISEIGLVQITRKRTRDNIVTLLTEVCPNCDGTGYIKSKYTVCYEVLRELRSFFKKDESKKINVYLSPEVASLLYEEEKSSIEYIENTYKTKINIIAHSEFSIDRFQVEGVR
- the ispE gene encoding 4-(cytidine 5'-diphospho)-2-C-methyl-D-erythritol kinase, which translates into the protein MEHIVLSPAKVNLFLKVLSKRDDGYHNLVSVADLISLYDVIHIEDGEDDRIIVKDDRGILPDGQENTIYKAILFLKKRYRVKKGVRVYVEKNIPIGSGLGGPSSNAATTLRELLRIWGLSIGHEELMSLGSKIGADVPLFLYGKSCIMRGIGDRISPVELPSLWYLIVYPNVVLKAKEVYGSLKIVLTNRENDIKLRGKFDTAYDVAGILENDLEKTGILMCPTIKTIKDRLVELGSIGALMSGSGSSVFGIFESEEQARGASVLLNDMGSIFIAHSI
- a CDS encoding queuosine precursor transporter, which translates into the protein MGLIFVGLYIACEIIANVTAGRPVQLFGIVVPSAVFIYTVTFTLVDVIHEIYGKDGARKVVYGAFLANILLAVYAYLIIHLPAPSFFTEGKAYEAVFGATPRIVFASLTAYLISSLVDVEVYHAWKLYVKRFRWSRVLVSNGVSTFVDSCIFITLAFYGVMPVLPLIIGQYVVKMGITLFSLPLIYTTSYKGSRIKTVDNEQ
- a CDS encoding 50S ribosomal protein L25 gives rise to the protein MVEILIKADRRKSKGKGMAKRVRREGNIPAVLYGKDTEPLPITVSLKEWQRLGKQIRRNIIMKMELHNEDNIENRPVMVKDIQRGFLGDKILHIDFLQVSMERIIEVEIPIHLVGEAKGVADSGIVEQHLRTIMVACLPTQMPEKIEVDITDLGIGDSFHVNQISIPGVKLLEGADVAIVTVTPPSVEEEKPVVVEEVEAEVEKVEPGEKGEKAEKGEKGEKAEKREKAEKAEKGEKREKKGE